In Paenibacillus larvae subsp. larvae, the following proteins share a genomic window:
- a CDS encoding alpha-mannosidase has protein sequence MLLTTNKLASRLWELSEYRYRDRISIPSFDSQVDTQCEIAATPPTEGPWSSMEVGDTWKGRDLYLWLKASVNVPAEWAGKNIVGRFDFGETGAGNNSGFESLFYYQGKPYQGVDSNHTEVFFPAEVVGTELELSFRLWSGLEGGGVKKDQTHGIRLAELCWLDEAADDLYYTATAVLETVKILNENEPAHMLLLKAFDHAFRLIDWSIPGSEAFYSSIESARDHLHREIENMEKTTPVNVTCIGHTHIDVAWLWRLKHTREKCAGSFSTVLRLMEMFPEYVFLQTQPQLYEYVKHDYPEIYDKIKEKVKEGRWEAGGGMWLEADCNLTSGESLVRQLLIGTRFLREEFGTECDYLWLPDVFGYSWALPQILKKSAISTFMTTKISWNQYNRMPHDTFFWKGIDGTEILTHFITTPEPWSEPGSWFYTYNGRIIPKTAKGIWDAYRDKEVNQDLLLSYGYGDGGGGVNREMLEMRRRLDKLPGLPKLKTGTAGDFFRKLQETVAGTDSYIHHWDGELYLEYHRGTYTSQAYNKRMNRKLELLYREAEWLSVWKSLLGNNFSSYRQQELTEGWKIILRNQFHDIIPGSSIREVYEDSAVEYAEAEKIGLSVRSQAVKSIVNGTDGHVCTIWNNAPWKVFQLVAIPVESGMEKGRWLNQDGEELVSQLENGTWIVEVTSLPSMGYTTIRFEAEAVKAAAPLPFTIHEKGLTTPFFELEWNEHGQLTRLYDLEEKREILAAGAKGNVLQLFEDKPLAHEAWDIDIFYQEKMCEITDCRKIEVIEAGPLRAVVRLEWSYMNSSISQLMIVHAHMRRIDFVTEADWHEQQQLLKVAFPVNVRATEATYDIQFGNVKRPTHWNTSWDYARFESVGHQWADLSDRGYGVSLLNDCKYGYDIKNNVMRLTLIKCAKHPDPEADQGQHIFTYSLLPHQGDWLAGNTVQEAWAINNPLHFTVGQAKQETVSLLKLAAEGAMISAVKKAENSDHIIVRVYDYSGCRKYHELSSDLNIISWRECDLMERPDGDLQEGSSISFVLEPYEIKTFEINMNA, from the coding sequence ATGCTGCTCACTACAAACAAATTAGCTTCCAGATTATGGGAGCTTTCGGAATACCGGTACAGAGACCGGATTTCCATCCCTTCTTTTGATTCCCAAGTTGACACACAATGCGAAATTGCCGCCACTCCTCCTACAGAGGGACCTTGGTCCAGCATGGAAGTGGGAGATACGTGGAAAGGCCGGGACCTATATTTATGGTTAAAAGCTTCCGTAAACGTTCCGGCAGAATGGGCCGGAAAAAATATCGTAGGACGGTTTGACTTCGGTGAGACGGGTGCCGGTAACAACTCCGGCTTTGAATCCCTGTTTTACTATCAAGGCAAGCCTTATCAGGGTGTAGATTCCAACCACACCGAGGTATTCTTCCCCGCCGAAGTCGTGGGAACCGAGCTAGAATTGTCCTTCCGCCTTTGGTCAGGTTTAGAAGGAGGCGGTGTGAAGAAAGACCAGACCCACGGCATCCGTTTGGCCGAACTTTGCTGGCTGGACGAAGCTGCCGATGATCTGTACTATACGGCAACCGCTGTGCTGGAAACCGTGAAAATCCTGAATGAAAATGAGCCTGCTCATATGCTTCTGCTGAAGGCGTTTGACCACGCATTCCGCCTTATCGATTGGAGTATACCAGGGTCGGAAGCGTTTTATTCTTCCATTGAATCGGCCAGAGACCATTTGCATCGGGAAATTGAAAATATGGAAAAAACAACGCCGGTAAACGTTACCTGTATTGGTCATACCCACATCGACGTTGCCTGGTTATGGCGTTTGAAGCATACAAGAGAAAAATGTGCAGGTTCTTTCTCTACCGTACTGCGTCTGATGGAAATGTTCCCGGAATATGTCTTCCTGCAAACACAGCCGCAATTGTATGAATATGTGAAGCACGATTATCCCGAAATCTATGACAAAATCAAAGAGAAAGTCAAGGAAGGACGTTGGGAAGCAGGCGGAGGGATGTGGTTGGAAGCAGACTGCAACCTTACCTCAGGTGAATCCCTGGTACGCCAGCTTCTTATCGGCACCCGATTTTTACGTGAGGAATTTGGAACGGAATGCGACTATTTATGGCTTCCCGACGTGTTCGGCTACAGCTGGGCCCTTCCGCAAATTTTGAAAAAATCGGCAATCAGTACCTTCATGACGACCAAAATCAGCTGGAACCAATATAACCGCATGCCCCATGATACATTTTTCTGGAAAGGCATTGACGGGACCGAAATTCTGACTCACTTTATTACGACCCCGGAACCATGGTCCGAGCCGGGTTCCTGGTTCTATACCTATAACGGACGCATCATTCCTAAGACGGCAAAAGGAATCTGGGACGCTTACCGCGACAAGGAAGTGAACCAGGACTTGCTGCTTTCCTACGGCTATGGGGATGGCGGCGGCGGCGTTAACCGTGAAATGCTTGAAATGCGCAGACGCCTTGACAAGCTTCCGGGCCTGCCTAAATTGAAAACCGGAACAGCAGGGGATTTCTTCCGCAAGCTGCAGGAAACCGTTGCGGGTACGGACAGTTATATCCATCATTGGGACGGCGAATTGTATTTGGAGTATCACCGGGGCACTTATACCAGCCAGGCCTATAACAAACGGATGAACCGCAAGCTGGAACTGCTTTACAGGGAAGCAGAATGGCTTAGCGTATGGAAAAGCCTTCTTGGAAACAATTTCTCTTCTTACAGACAGCAAGAACTGACAGAAGGCTGGAAAATTATTCTCCGCAACCAATTCCATGACATCATTCCGGGATCTTCGATCCGGGAGGTGTATGAGGATTCTGCTGTTGAATATGCAGAAGCGGAGAAAATCGGATTATCCGTACGAAGCCAAGCCGTAAAAAGCATCGTTAACGGAACAGACGGCCATGTCTGCACCATATGGAACAATGCACCGTGGAAAGTCTTCCAATTGGTAGCGATCCCCGTTGAATCCGGCATGGAAAAAGGCAGATGGCTGAATCAAGATGGTGAAGAGCTGGTTTCCCAACTTGAAAACGGGACATGGATCGTGGAAGTCACTTCCCTGCCTTCGATGGGATACACTACTATCCGTTTTGAAGCGGAAGCGGTGAAAGCAGCAGCTCCCCTTCCGTTTACCATTCACGAAAAGGGTCTGACTACTCCTTTCTTTGAACTGGAATGGAACGAACACGGACAACTGACCCGCTTGTACGATCTGGAAGAAAAACGCGAGATCCTTGCCGCTGGAGCGAAAGGAAACGTTCTGCAGCTGTTTGAAGATAAGCCCCTGGCCCACGAAGCATGGGATATTGATATCTTCTATCAGGAAAAGATGTGCGAAATCACGGATTGCAGGAAAATCGAAGTAATAGAGGCTGGACCGCTCAGAGCAGTTGTCCGTCTGGAATGGAGCTATATGAACTCCTCCATCAGCCAGCTTATGATTGTCCATGCTCATATGCGCCGGATCGATTTTGTAACGGAAGCAGACTGGCATGAGCAGCAGCAGCTGCTCAAAGTAGCTTTCCCGGTCAACGTCCGGGCAACAGAAGCTACCTATGACATTCAATTCGGCAATGTGAAACGTCCTACACATTGGAATACAAGTTGGGATTATGCCCGCTTCGAAAGCGTAGGACACCAGTGGGCCGACCTGTCCGATCGCGGATACGGCGTCAGTCTGCTCAATGACTGCAAATACGGTTACGACATCAAAAATAATGTTATGCGCCTTACCTTGATCAAGTGTGCGAAGCATCCGGATCCGGAGGCTGACCAGGGGCAACATATATTTACGTATTCTCTTCTTCCTCACCAAGGAGACTGGCTGGCCGGCAATACGGTACAGGAAGCATGGGCGATCAACAATCCGCTTCACTTCACTGTGGGTCAAGCTAAACAAGAAACGGTCTCCCTGCTCAAATTGGCAGCGGAAGGCGCTATGATTTCTGCCGTGAAAAAAGCAGAAAACAGCGACCATATCATCGTTCGTGTATATGATTACTCCGGATGCCGGAAATACCATGAACTTTCCAGTGATCTGAATATCATTTCCTGGAGAGAATGTGACCTGATGGAAAGGCCTGACGGGGATTTACAGGAGGGATCCTCTATATCCTTTGTACTGGAACCTTATGAAATTAAAACATTTGAAATAAACATGAATGCGTAA
- a CDS encoding glycoside hydrolase family 125 protein — MTLPKAVQDWLTLAETRLVSEPKLLAMFRQCFPNTLETTTKKLDDGTSFVFTGDIPAMWLRDSSAQVKHYIPLAGQDKELQQIIEGLIKRQMMYITMDPYANAFNETSNDKRWETDLTEINPWVWERKYELDSLCYPIELSYLYWKQTGRTGMFDFTYQSALRAILRLIGTEQRHGEKSDYRFERTTGLKTDTLRNQGKGMPVNYTGMTWSGFRPSDDVCTFGYLIPANMFAVVVLGYVEEIARDVFGDPYLAEFAAELKEEIDYGIQTYGIVNHPKYGKIYAYETDGFGNYNLMDDANVPSLLSIPYLGYAPKDDPIYLNTRRFILSEENPYFYRGKVAEGIGSPHTPPCYIWHISLTMQALTSTNEQETDRLIQMLQDTDAGTGFMHEGFHVDDPSKFTRPWFAWANSLFGDLISSLIRQGKWS, encoded by the coding sequence ATGACTTTACCAAAAGCCGTGCAGGACTGGCTGACGCTGGCAGAGACCCGTCTGGTTTCAGAACCAAAGCTGCTTGCCATGTTTAGACAATGTTTCCCGAATACCCTGGAGACTACTACGAAGAAGCTCGATGACGGAACTTCTTTCGTTTTTACCGGGGATATTCCAGCTATGTGGCTGCGCGATTCCAGTGCCCAAGTGAAACACTATATCCCTCTTGCCGGACAAGATAAGGAGCTTCAGCAGATAATTGAAGGCTTGATCAAACGCCAGATGATGTACATCACAATGGATCCTTATGCCAATGCATTCAACGAAACATCTAATGACAAGCGTTGGGAGACGGACCTGACAGAGATCAATCCATGGGTTTGGGAACGCAAATATGAGCTGGATTCCCTCTGCTACCCCATTGAACTCAGCTATTTGTACTGGAAACAGACCGGAAGAACCGGAATGTTCGATTTTACCTATCAAAGCGCGTTAAGAGCTATTCTTCGTTTAATCGGTACGGAGCAGCGCCATGGGGAGAAATCCGACTACCGTTTCGAACGGACAACCGGTCTGAAAACAGATACACTCCGCAATCAGGGTAAGGGTATGCCGGTAAATTATACCGGAATGACCTGGTCCGGATTCCGTCCTAGTGATGATGTCTGTACTTTTGGTTACTTGATCCCGGCCAACATGTTTGCAGTAGTCGTTCTCGGCTATGTGGAAGAGATCGCCCGTGACGTTTTTGGTGATCCTTATTTGGCAGAGTTTGCAGCTGAATTAAAAGAAGAAATCGATTACGGCATCCAGACTTACGGAATCGTAAACCATCCGAAATACGGAAAGATATATGCTTACGAAACAGACGGATTTGGCAATTACAATCTAATGGATGATGCCAACGTTCCGAGTCTTCTTTCAATTCCTTATCTGGGATACGCGCCAAAAGACGACCCTATCTACTTAAATACAAGACGTTTTATTCTCAGTGAGGAAAATCCTTATTTCTATCGGGGAAAGGTAGCGGAAGGAATAGGCAGCCCGCACACGCCTCCGTGTTATATTTGGCATATCAGCCTAACGATGCAGGCACTTACCTCTACAAATGAGCAAGAAACGGACAGACTCATACAGATGCTGCAGGATACGGATGCGGGTACAGGCTTTATGCATGAAGGATTTCACGTGGACGACCCCTCTAAGTTTACACGTCCCTGGTTTGCCTGGGCCAACAGCTTGTTTGGAGACTTAATCAGCAGCCTGATCCGGCAAGGCAAATGGTCTTAA